AATTCGATCTGACTTTCCCCTTTTCGCCTACCGTCTAGATCGAAGAACCCAGCAAAAGGCAGATAATAAAAAGGGAATAAAGAGGGCAAAAAAAACGATTTAAGACAGTGAGGTGATAAAAAATGAGAACCATACTCCTTCTGCTCGTTACACTGATGATACCTTTTCTATGGTCCCGTTTTACCTTAGCCCAGGAAGGGCTGGAACGTCGAGAAAAAGCCACCTTTGCTGGAGGCTGTTTCTGGTGCATAGAGAGCGTCTTTGACAAGGTTCCCGGTGTCGTTGAGGCCGTTTCAGGATACACAGGGGGAAATAAAGAAAATCCCACTTATGAAGAAGTGTGTTCTGGTAAAACCGGTCACGTAGAAGCAGTACAGGTCACCTATGATCCAGCGAAAGTCACCTACCAGGAACTTCTCAACATTTTCTGGCAGAACATTGATCCCACTGACCCAGGGGGTCAATTTGTGGACCGGGGTTCACAGTACCGTACAGCCATTTTCTACCACAACGAGGAGCAACGCATCCTCGCTGAACAGTCCAAAAAAGCACTGGAAGAGTCAGGTCGGTTTGGAAAACCCATTGTTACCGAGATTCGCCCTGCCACTACCTTTTACAGAGCTGAAGAGTACCACCAGGATTACTACAAGAAGTGTCCAGTGCGGTATGAGCTGTACCGTTCACACTCTGGTCGAGACCAGTTCAAAGAAAAGTACTGGTCAAAATCATGGAAGAATTTCCATAAACCTCCATTAGCAGTGCTTCGTCAAAGGCTCAATACCCTGCAATACCGTGTCACCCAGGAAAACGCCACCGAACCACCGTTTCAGAATGAATACTGGAACAACAAAAAAGAAGGGATATATGTAGATATCGTCTCTGGAGAACCGCTCTTTAGTTCCCTTGACAAATTTGACTCTGGTACTGGGTGGCCAAGCTTCACCAAACCATTGGAGCCCGAAAATATCGTCGAAGTTGAAGATCGGAGCCACTTCATGGTCCGTACCGAAGTGCGCAGTCGCTACGCGAATTCCCATTTAGGACACGTTTTCGACGATGGGCCACCACCAACCGGAAAACGGTACTGTATCAATTCTGCAGCGTTACGGTTCATTCCCAAAGAAGATTTAGAAAAAGAAGGATATGGCGAATATCTGAAACTCTTTGAAAAGTAACATTGAGACCATCCTGGAAAAACACTCCAGGGTGGTCTCTTCTTTTCAAAAATTCTCAGGACGAAAGGTCAGGA
The sequence above is drawn from the Atribacterota bacterium genome and encodes:
- the msrA gene encoding peptide-methionine (S)-S-oxide reductase MsrA; its protein translation is MIPFLWSRFTLAQEGLERREKATFAGGCFWCIESVFDKVPGVVEAVSGYTGGNKENPTYEEVCSGKTGHVEAVQVTYDPAKVTYQELLNIFWQNIDPTDPGGQFVDRGSQYRTAIFYHNEEQRILAEQSKKALEESGRFGKPIVTEIRPATTFYRAEEYHQDYYKKCPVRYELYRSHSGRDQFKEKYWSKSWKNFHKPPLAVLRQRLNTLQYRVTQENATEPPFQNEYWNNKKEGIYVDIVSGEPLFSSLDKFDSGTGWPSFTKPLEPENIVEVEDRSHFMVRTEVRSRYANSHLGHVFDDGPPPTGKRYCINSAALRFIPKEDLEKEGYGEYLKLFEK